From Deltaproteobacteria bacterium:
CTGCGCGGGGGGCGGCGTGGCGGGGGCGGGCGCGAGGGACGACGGCACGGCGCCGAGCCATTCGTCGGCGTTGCCTTCGCCGGGGGCGCCCCCGGCCCCGCCTGCCACGGGCTCCGGAAGCGGCACCGCGTCGGGCATGGCCGGGCGCGGGCGCGGCCCTGCGTGGCCCTGCGCGGCGCGCTTGCGCGCCTCGCGCCAGGCCTTGGTCTCCCAGGCGGGGGCGCCGGCGGCGTCCTCGGTGGGGACGACGAGATCGGCCCAGCGGGATGTCTGGTGGCCGCGGTGGTCGCTGCCCTTGGCGCCGGCGGGGTGGTAGTCGACGTTGCGGACCGCCTGGAAGTCACAGGCGCCGCAGTAGGTGCAGCGCTCGATCGAGCAGTCGGGCGTGAGGACGCCGCTCACCGCACGCGCCAGGTCCTGGAGGAGGAACTTCCGGCTGACGCCCGCGTCGAGATGGTCCCAGGGGAGCTTCTCGGCGAGCGGCCTCCGGCGGAGGTAGAAGTGCGGGTCGAGGCCGTGCGCCGCCATCGCCTCGCTCCACACCTCGAGGCGGCAGTGCTCGGACCAGCCGTCGAAGCGCGCACCCCGCCGCTGCGCGGTCTCGATCACGTCGGCGAGCCGGCGGTCGCCGCGCCCGAAGAGGCCCTCGAGCAGCGAGAGCCGCGCGTCGTGCCAGCGGAACGCGATCTTCCGCCGTCCGAGCTCGTGGCGCAGGAGCGCCTGGCGCGCGCGCGTCTCCTCGAGCCTGAGCTGCCCTGCCCACTGGAAGGGCGTGTGGGGTTTGGGCGAGAAGGTGGAGACACTGGCCGTCACCCCGAGGCGCCTGCCGGCCGCGGCGGCGACGCGCGCCGACAGCTCGGCGATGCCGCGCACGTCCTCTTCGGTCTCGCTCGGAAGCCCGATCATGAAGTAGAGCTTCAGGCTCCGCCAGCCGAGGTCGGCGAACAGGCGCGCGGCCTCGAGCAGCTCCTCCTCGCGATACTCCTTCTGGATCACGTCGCGCAGGCGCTGCGTGCCGGCCTCGGGCGCGAGCGTGAAGCCCGTCTTCCGCACCCGCCGGATCTGCTCCAGGATGCGCGGCGAGAGCGCGTCGACGCGTGTCGAGGGGAGCGAGACCGCCACGCGCTCGGGGACGAGGCGGTCCATCAGCTCCTTCAAGAGCGGATTCACGCCGCTGTAGTCGCCGGTCGACAGCGAAAGCAGCGAGACCTCCTCGTAGCCCGTGCGCTGCATGAGCGCGGCGGTCTCGGCCGCCAGGCGCTCGGGGTTGCGCTCGCGCAGGGGGCGATAGATGTAACCGGCCTGGCAGAAACGGCAGCCCTTGACGCAGCCGCGCATCACCTCGACGCTCGCGCGGTCGTGCACCACCCCGACGTTGGGCACGATCGGGTTCGGGGGTGGCGCGAAGCGGTCGAGGTCGACGAGCACCCGCTTGCGGACGCGCGGGCGCGCCGGCTCGAGCGGCACGACCTCGGCGATCGTCCCGTCCGCGTGGTAGCGGGGCGCGAAGAGAGCCGGCGCGTAGAAGCCCGGGATGTCGGCGAGCGCGCGCAGCAGCGCGCCGCGGTCGCGGCCGTCCCAGGCGAGCACCCGGTCGCAGATGTCGCCCACCGCCTCCTCGCCGTCGCCGAGGAGCACGCCGTCCAGGAAGGGCGCCAGCGGCTCGGGGTTGAACGCGCACGGCCCGCCGGCGATCACCAGGGGATGCCGGGGCCCGCGCGCGGCGGCGCGCAGCGGGACGCGGCCCAGCTCGAGCATGGTGAGGAGGTTCGTGTAGGTCAGCTCGTACTGGAGGCTGAAGCCGAGCACGTGGAAGTCAGCGAGCGGGAGGTGGCTCTCGAGCGAGACCAGCGGGAGCCCGCGCGCGCGCAGCAGCGCCTCCAGGTCGGGCCAGGGGGCATAGGCGCGCTCGGCGCCCACCTCGGGGCGGCGGTTGAGGACGTCGTAGAGGATCTGGAGCCCCAGGTGGGACTGCGCGATCTCGTAGACCTCCGGGAAGCAGAGGGCGAAGCGCAGCCGCACCGTGCCCGGGTCCTTCCGGATCGCCCCGCGCTCGTTGCCGAGGTAGCGGCCGGGCTTCTCAACCAACGGCAGCAGCCGCTCGTAGGCCTCGCGGAAGGTCGTCGGCATGCGAGGCAGCGCAGTATAGGAAGCACCCCCCGGCAGCGCAATTGAGCCAGCTTGCCTGCCCGGGCGGGCTCCCCTATGATTCGCGCATGTTCGGGATGGGCATCGGCGAGCTGCTCGTCGTGCTCGTGATCGTCCTCGTCGTGTTCGGGGCCGGCCGGCTACCCGAGGTGATGGGCAGCATTGGCCAGGGGGTCCAGGCCTTCAAGAAGGGGCTGCGCGAGCCGCCGGAGATCGACGTCACGCCCAAGGACGCCGACGCCGCGAAGGCGAAGAAGCCCGAGACCTCCTAGCCCCGTCGGCTCGGCGCCTGCACGGCGACCACCTCGGCGCCGAACTCGCGCAGGTCGGTGGCCGGCGAGGCGAACACGACCAGGAAATCCGCCTGCTCGCCGGGGGCGAGCGACCAGTCCTTGGGCGGCTCGAGGGTCTGGAGGAGCGCGATCTCGCGCAGCGACAGGTCCTGGACGTCGCGGGGCGCCGCCCCGCAGAACACGACCTGCCGCTGCTCCTGCGCGCCGGCGATCCGCCCCTCGATCTGGATGCTGCGCACCGGGACCCCCGAGTTGTTCACCGCCGTCCCCGAGATGACGAAGACGAGCCGGTCGCCCTGGACGCGCTCGTAGCGTCCCTTCACGTCGTTCAGCTGGACGATGGTGGGCTGGAGGCGCGCCTCGGTCAGGCGGGAGCCGATCAGCGGCACGCTGCCGAACGCCGTGCGCAGGCCCTCCGGGTGAGTGTAGAGGTAGACGGAGAGGATCGCGTAGCCAAGGCTCACGAGGACCATGGTACGCACCGCGAAGCGCGCCGGGCTCTTCATGGGCCGCCCCTCCTCCGGTGCGACGTCGTACGCCACCGCCACGGGATCGGGCGCGGCATCATCGTCCCCAGGC
This genomic window contains:
- a CDS encoding TIGR03960 family B12-binding radical SAM protein codes for the protein MPTTFREAYERLLPLVEKPGRYLGNERGAIRKDPGTVRLRFALCFPEVYEIAQSHLGLQILYDVLNRRPEVGAERAYAPWPDLEALLRARGLPLVSLESHLPLADFHVLGFSLQYELTYTNLLTMLELGRVPLRAAARGPRHPLVIAGGPCAFNPEPLAPFLDGVLLGDGEEAVGDICDRVLAWDGRDRGALLRALADIPGFYAPALFAPRYHADGTIAEVVPLEPARPRVRKRVLVDLDRFAPPPNPIVPNVGVVHDRASVEVMRGCVKGCRFCQAGYIYRPLRERNPERLAAETAALMQRTGYEEVSLLSLSTGDYSGVNPLLKELMDRLVPERVAVSLPSTRVDALSPRILEQIRRVRKTGFTLAPEAGTQRLRDVIQKEYREEELLEAARLFADLGWRSLKLYFMIGLPSETEEDVRGIAELSARVAAAAGRRLGVTASVSTFSPKPHTPFQWAGQLRLEETRARQALLRHELGRRKIAFRWHDARLSLLEGLFGRGDRRLADVIETAQRRGARFDGWSEHCRLEVWSEAMAAHGLDPHFYLRRRPLAEKLPWDHLDAGVSRKFLLQDLARAVSGVLTPDCSIERCTYCGACDFQAVRNVDYHPAGAKGSDHRGHQTSRWADLVVPTEDAAGAPAWETKAWREARKRAAQGHAGPRPRPAMPDAVPLPEPVAGGAGGAPGEGNADEWLGAVPSSLAPAPATPPPAQRIRLRYRKLGPARFIGAREIGNVFLRAARRARLPLAFSQGHHPMPRLSFSPAIPLGFSSDDEYVDLDLTAATPPETVADRLAAELPEGLEPAGADEVPRAAPSIDASIAAFVYEVDLAALDRPPASDAVAAALERFAGASSFPLRKHTRTGERTVDARRFVRGLEMTAPQRLSLELAVGPEGTVKPGALLGELLAIPPEEVPTLRVHKVATRFRAAAA
- the tatA gene encoding twin-arginine translocase TatA/TatE family subunit, yielding MFGMGIGELLVVLVIVLVVFGAGRLPEVMGSIGQGVQAFKKGLREPPEIDVTPKDADAAKAKKPETS
- a CDS encoding DUF3426 domain-containing protein, with amino-acid sequence MTVECPRCGTLYRRPARAEPGADTTYRCARCRHVFEAGAVEPAMLSGAEDEEREFAFDDEPGDDDAAPDPVAVAYDVAPEEGRPMKSPARFAVRTMVLVSLGYAILSVYLYTHPEGLRTAFGSVPLIGSRLTEARLQPTIVQLNDVKGRYERVQGDRLVFVISGTAVNNSGVPVRSIQIEGRIAGAQEQRQVVFCGAAPRDVQDLSLREIALLQTLEPPKDWSLAPGEQADFLVVFASPATDLREFGAEVVAVQAPSRRG